One stretch of Podospora pseudoanserina strain CBS 124.78 chromosome 4, whole genome shotgun sequence DNA includes these proteins:
- the ALT1 gene encoding alanine transaminase (COG:E; EggNog:ENOG503NU5I), whose protein sequence is MAPYLMRVARRGTTINNSALSHSARFIPGALPRGTPSTRADVSGLAPAPPLTATTPLSSAAARCAGRCFSSITSTGKRVGVIPVAATAAVVMGQLSNQSQSQQQQQVRNMASSSTPSSSGRRLNMNNINPHVKAAKYAVRGELAVKSEEYRAYLQGGMTDLPFSEVISANIGNPQQLDQKPITFFRQVLSLLENPVLLEKEDVLIEHLGYKKDVIERAKKLLKVVGSVGAYSASNGVPAIRQSIADFLEKRDGFPASQSDIYLSAGASSGVNTLLHVVCQDSNTGILVPIPQYPLYTASLAVLDAHCVEYHLDESKNWGTDLEIIKSSYEAAKAKGIDVRAIVIINPGNPTGASLSESDIRSVIEFARQERLVILADEVYQTNVFIGEFVSFKKVLRTLQKERPNDGFDQVELASLHSVSKGMVGECGHRGGYFELVNFDPDVQQEIYKFVSIMLCAPVIGQCLVDLMVNPPRPGEESYELYKKEYNAIYDGLKERATALHKAFEQMEGVECGSPQGSMYLFPTINLPEKAAEAAKKEGRTPDEFYCLRLLEATGVCVVPGSGFGQREGSLHFRTTFLAPGTEWVGSIVKFHREFMEKYR, encoded by the exons ATGGCGCCCTATCTGATGCGAGTCGCCCGCCGTGGGACAACGATAAATAACTCAGCGCTGAGCCACAGCGCCAGGTTCATCCCGGGCGCACTCCCGAGGGGAACCCCATCCACCCGCGCAG ACGTCTCGGGACTCGCTCCAGCCCCGCCATTGACTGCTACTACCCCGCTATCGTCGGCTGCTGCTCGTTGCGCAGGTCGCTGCTTTTCGTCCATTACTTCTACCGGCAAAAGAGTCGGAGTCATCCCGGTCGCTGCCACTGCCGCCGTCGTTATGGGTCAACTCTCGAACCAATCTCAAtcgcaacaacagcaacaagttCGCAACATGGCGTCTTCATCCACACCATCGTCGTCGGGTAGACGACTAAATAtgaacaacatcaacccccacgTCAAGGCTGCCAAGTATGCCGTGCGTGGCGAGCTCGCCGTCAAGTCGGAGGAATATAGGGCGTACCTCCAGGGCGGGATGACGGACCTGCCGTTTTCAGAGGTTATTTCGGCCAACATTGGTAATCCTCAACAGCTGGATCAGAAGCCTATTACGTTTTTCAGACAGGTGCTCAGTTTGCTGGAGAACCCCGTattgctggagaaggaggatgtgctTATTGAGCATTTGGGGTACAAGAAGGATGTGATTGAGCGGGCGAAGAAGCTGCTCAAGGTGGTGGGATCGGTGGGTGCGTACAGCGCCAGTAACGGTGTGCCTGCCATTAGGCAGAGTATTGCCGATTTTCTAGAGA AGAGAGATGGCTTCCCCGCCTCTCAATCCGACATTTACCTCTCGGCCGGTGCGTCTTCCGGTGTCAACACCCTCCTACACGTCGTCTGCCAGGACTCCAACACGGGCATCCTCGTCCCTATCCCCCAGTACCCATTGTAtaccgcctccctcgccgtcctGGACGCCCACTGCGTCGAATACCACCTTGACGAGTCGAAGAACTGGGGAACCGACCTCGAGATCATCAAGTCTTCGTACGAAGCCGCCAAAGCCAAGGGCATCGACGTCCGTGCCATTGTCATTATCAACCCGGGCAACCCCACTGGCGCTTCCTTGTCAGAATCCGACATTCGCTCCGTGATTGAATTCGCCCGCCAGGAAAGACTAGTCATCCTCGCCGACGAGGTCTACCAAACTAACGTTTTCATCGGGGAGTTTGTCTCCTTCAAAAAGGTGCTGAGGACCCTCCAAAAGGAGCGTCCAAACGACGGGTTTGACCAGGTGGAGCTCGCGTCGCTGCACTCGGTGTCAAAGGGCATGGTGGGCGAGTGCGGGCACAGGGGGGGTTACTTTGAGCTGGTCAACTTTGACCCGGACGTGCAGCAGGAGATTTACAAGTTTGTGTCCATTATGCTCTGCGCCCCGGTCATTGGGCAGTGTCTGGTGGACCTGATGGTCAACCCGCCCCGGCCCGGGGAGGAGAGCTATGAGCTTTACAAGAAGGAGTATAACGCTATTTATGacgggttgaaggagagggctaCGGCGCTGCACAAGGCTTTTGAgcagatggagggggtggaatgCGGGAGTCCGCAGGGGAGCATGTATTTGTTTCctaccatcaacctccctgaaaaggcggccgaggcggcgaagaaggaggggaggaccCCGGATGAGTTTTACTGTTTGAGGCTGCTCGAGGCGACGGGGGTTTGTGTCGTTCCCGGGAGCGGGTTTGggcagagggaggggagccTGCATTTTAGGACGACGTTTTTGGCGCCGGGGACGGAGTGGGTGGGGAGTATTGTTAAGTTTCATAGGGAATTTATGGAGAAGTATCGttag
- a CDS encoding hypothetical protein (EggNog:ENOG503P75W; COG:J), with product MAKKAKSRVIIVRLLSMAQTGYFYTFTRPRVGIPMSMIKYDPIVRRRVLFLEQKRKGK from the exons ATGGCCAAGAAGG CAAAATCCCGTGTTATCAtcgtccgcctcctctcTATGGCACAAACGGGCTACTTTTATACCTTCACCCGCCCCCGTGTCGGAATCCCAATGAGCATGATCAAGTACGATCCGATTG tgaggaggagggtccTGTTCCTAGAACAAAAACGAAAGGGGAAATAA
- a CDS encoding hypothetical protein (EggNog:ENOG503P7Q9): MAPHPQTDNSPFPLTPTEDDVAGHGTPDDGSLAGASGTSSGGITISRGALVAIIVVVVVVALAGIASSVLFYVAKKREWTVKETIRRSARKVVTALTPRRSEFPRSVKEGGGSRNGRVKLDDVPPTPRLTPERLEDLEKGLEGKKKNKKSNFSRK; the protein is encoded by the exons ATGGCACCCCACCCTCAAACAGAcaactcccccttccccctaaCCCCAACCGAAGACGACGTCGCTGGCCACGGCACCCCAGACGATGGCTCCCTCGCCGGTGCGAGCGGCACCTCCTCAGgcggcatcaccatctcccggGGTGCCCTCGTAGCCAtcatcgttgtcgtcgtcgtggttgCTTTAGCAGGGA TCGCCTCCTCAGTACTCTTCTACGTCGCCAAAAAGCGCGAGTGGACCGTCAAGGAAACGATTCGCCGTTCCGCAAGAAAGGTCGTCACCGCCCTCACCCCACGCCGCTCCGAGTTCCCTCGCAGCGTCAAAGAAGGCGGCGGGAGCAGGAACGGAAGGGTAAAGCTCGATGACGTCCCGCCTACCCCTAGACTTACGCCTGAACGCCTGGAAGatttggaaaaggggctcgaggggaagaagaagaataaaAAGTCAAACTTTAGCCGGAAGTAG
- the RPN7 gene encoding proteasome regulatory particle subunit (COG:O; BUSCO:EOG09260Y2Q; EggNog:ENOG503NURT), whose translation MGSDPQYAKWPLLPLAQHVFTLTNPYASKPLQQSAAKALQDAITEHKMAPFYKYLAHPTEGILNSVGEGSSNVPGKAPSRKNSVAAGMINTKNPTSSINLPWDEALYQQLHADNEKELEEFQKEEDEAVEKAGDTEIQAARGKRAEFWARVGDKDKAIAAHEDIFEKIGVLGTKIDLVLAIIRMGLFYGDKQLVKKQVARAKTLVETGGDWDRRNRLKAYEGLHNLTVRSYNLAAPLLLDSLSTFTSYELCTYSNLVVYAVLAGSVSLKRVDFKSKVVDAPEIKAILGDGEDKLLALSGAISAGPGVDAEMQDASSAPSAAKTTVVNLTTLGSSTEQAEAEMSVDFGSLAQLVSSLYNGRYKLFFQALALVEEQFLTQDRYLHEHKNWFVREMRLRAYQQLLQSYRVVGLDSMANDFGITVDFLDRDLAKFIAAGRIPCTIDRVSGRGVIETNRPDDKNKQYQDVVRQGDQLITKLQKYGQAVRLRGSERA comes from the exons ATGGGCTCAGATCCTCAATACGCGAAATGGCCTCTTCTGCCCCTCGCCCAGCATGTCTTCACCCTCACGAACCCATACGCCTCAAAGCCCCTCCAGCAATCCGCCGCCAAGGCCCTTCAGGATGCCATCACTGAGCACAAGATGGCCCCCTTCTACAAGTACCTTGCCCACCCCACAGAAGGCATCTTGAATTCCGTAGGGGAGGGTAGTTCAAATGTGCCCGGAAAGGCCCCCAGCAGAAAGAACAGCGTCGCCGCCGGCAtgatcaacaccaagaacccCACCTCGAGCATAAACCTACCCTGGGATGAGGCCCTGTACCAACAACTGCACGCCGATAAcgagaaggagttggaggagtttcagaaggaggaggatgaggcggtTGAGAAGGCGGGCGATACCGAGATTCAGGCTGCGCGGGGCAAGAGGGCCGAGTTCTGGGCTCGGGTTGGTGACAAG GACAAAGCCATCGCCGCCCACGAAGACATCTTTGAGAAAATCGGCGTCCTCGGCACCAAGatcgacctcgtcctcgcgATAATCCGCATGGGTCTCTTCTACGGCGACAAGCAGCTCGTCAAGAAGCAAGTCGCGCGGGCCAAGACCCTGGTCGAGACGGGTGGTGATTGGGATAGACGCAACAGACTTAAGGCGTATGAAGGTCTGCACAATCTCACGGTTCGCAGCTACAATCTCgccgctcccctcctcctcgactccTTGTCTACTTTTACCTCGTACGAACTCTGCACCTACTCCAACCTGGTCGTCTACGCTGTCTTGGCCGGCTCCGTCTCTCTTAAGCGTGTGGACTTCAAGTCCAAGGTTGTCGACGCCCCAGAGATCAAGGCTAttcttggcgatggcgaggacAAGCTCCTTGCTCTGTCGGGGGCTATCTCTGCCGGTCCTGGTGTGGATGCGGAGATGCAAGATGCTAGCAGTGCGCCCTCTGCGGCCAAGACTACCGTCGTCAATCTTACCACCTTGGGATCCAGCACTGAGCaggccgaggcggagatGTCTGTTGATTTCGGGAGCTTGGCCCAGCTGGTTAGTTCCTTGTATAACGGGCGGTATAAGCTCTTCTTCCAGGCTCTGGccctggtggaggagcagttCCTTACGCAAGATCGCTACCTTCATGAGCACAAGAACTGGTTTGTGCGGGAGATGCGGCTGAGGGCGTATCAGCAGTTGCTGCAGAGTTATAGGGTTGTGGGGTTGGACAGCATGGCGAATGACTTTGGGATTACGGTGGACTTTTTGGATCG TGACCTCGCCAAGTTCATTGCCGCTGGCCGCATTCCCTGCACGATTGACCGTGTCAGTGGGCGTGGTGTGATTGAGACGAACCGCCCAGATGATAAGAATAAACAGTATCAGGATGTGGTGCGCCAGGGTGATCAGTTGATCACCAAGCTGCAGAAGTATGGGCAGGCGGTTAGGCTGAGGGGGAGTGAGAGAGCTTAG
- the PaME4 gene encoding Coiled-coil putative protein (EggNog:ENOG503P94I) — translation MEQPFPTEFDTSHGRGQMTRKPFDSSPNDGQSPNTEPTLSAEKPANPKNIVDLTDIENGKLPQVPEDPSTEPDATKSFSYGPPVTVVPNRFTARSPGKPTTPTGLREQHIKAPPQAHIPKFPTIEGKPGLTRFSGRNRRNRVIPNPLDARRVSPIQSFRPFPDNGDFRNNDPAAHGPKQPSPHPQFQPHPFPDLPSPKVATAHATYPQPAYVEDAVSTGHGAEPSIIDVTSPVKPNAMATDPGYDDEDYGFDNNAEYYAEMPDQYVPQHHPLPSDFAISSPQVTPQVKKTSIHPSAPKHTTGDSRSSRGSRSHRHPGDRPAHRHRMQSAIKPFRKTNSASRKAETMRKVDESMRNVRAQSHSSNISRRRDAPDTRKAQHQHFLRSEKSSAKSVTSSPELKQQTVRVRHKFASNMAEVLNEFNMDQETALLKQRERYRENIKSLKLELERAAEESSALVAQSIEKSKEIQNLQASEAEKDARIVELHTKLENFEQQNTTLAEKFAAFKSRCNSIIEEQRALYNDTKSRCEETITEVRNIASARISEAEAVAQKGEKVRKALMERVHQDIAQNKRESSELYEKIRTLTQQVEEKDHQIARDQETIRGLSTRIQDIQASSERFEKLAAKNEEVLCNIGELITEESSRREESAKETNEWLDSISCQLEKVSQTVVDQPELTTSLGETQAKSLNDINAKLEVMLVSRECVSDATSQLSTCIETQIWRVLQRLDSQFDTMGQQLALKAEEKAVLSTLLEEKKARCGALEQEIVTLQQKSREQIERIDALQQNISAMESQHGNDQEEIQRLKDIGSRLEDENEKFSDEIELKTATIRELEDKLRSKGETYSAEVRTFGIEVSKLNQALREQEHSNQITVKQVSEAARNQVKVEMERIIADTRRMLQQTERQRDTLVGEIKMLKGTIQENESRHQTAIRNATETAQSETRIDMERTMSADQRLLAETQKHRDKLITEVKKLEEAIQERQQSTLEAVQKASDTARREAKDEMERVVADTTKFLEQAQQHLEKVVQEKEQERERNSHLVDSLKGMLAAEEATKNKVIQESTERLAERSQQIEDLKARVTSLEAERDAARKAVAELSSERDHQRVRCEAMASGLMDWARQYGHPTDAIREQFAHGKVEEIKACVLHTLAQLALSQRLKALNTEPSSEHSQSQDSSGQAAISRQERPRVEVETANMDDSTTLLGSPGSLRGESPGTLLGGASATPLSSPSNDPGSQRRRVVIRTPMSEPDPVPPTVDQEKIRRREALQPKSVLRRVTRSASSGRLSQENIAGVTEAGTSPAPLGIQHIVPNIPTPTRPTPVATTVKPATKRLTKRKAPASGGSRATRSKTTPLAAPDEHPISALGGSRTLSLEPNSPDQPPKSTGPQQGQSALQAAGQTNSSTLGGPQRPSPEERTPLPNSAGSWTSSQPQPANAEDYGIRRRRRSLSPALETDASGLPILRSQPRFWSRPQVPSTASQPQELQTYRNIGDYQDSIIDSQETHEA, via the exons atggaGCAGCCTTTTCCCACCGAATTCGATACATCCCACGGGCGTGGTCAGATGACCCGGAAACCATTTGACAGCTCCCCGAACGACGGACAGTCCCCGAATACGGAGCCAACGCTATCGGCAGAGAAGCCAGCCAATCCCAAGAACATCGTTGATTTGACTGATATCGAGAACGGTAAGCTTCCGCAGGTCCCGGAAGACCCTTCCACCGAGCCAGATGCCACAAAGAGTTTCTCTTACGGCCCTCCTGTCACTGTCGTCCCCAACCGGTTTACAGCACGCTCTCCTGGAAAGCCAACCACGCCGACTGGCCTACGTGAACAGCATATCAAAGCCCCTCCGCAGGCTCATATACCCAAGTTCCCTACCATCGAAGGGAAGCCCGGACTAACGCGGTTCTCTGGCCGCAACCGACGGAATAGGGTCATTCCCAACCCATTGGACGCCCGAAGAGTATCCCCTATCCAGAGCTTTCGTCCCTTCCCTGATAACGGTGACTTTCGCAACAATGATCCAGCTGCCCACGGGCCCAAACAACCCTCGCCACACCCCCAATTTCAACCACACCCGTTTCCCGATCTGCCTTCTCCCAAGGTCGCAACTGCTCATGCGACGTATCCTCAGCCAGCATATGTTGAGGACGCAGTGAGCACTGGCCATGGTGCCGAACCTTCAATTATTGATGTCACCTCACCTGTCAAGCCCAACGCAATGGCTACCGACCCGGGATATGATGACGAAGACTACGGTTTCGATAACAATGCGGAGTACTACGCCGAGATGCCTGATCAATATGTTCCGCAACATCATCCGTTGCCGAGTGATTTCGCAATTTCATCGCCGCAGGTAACACCCCAAGTGAAGAAGACATCTATCCATCCTTCGGCTCCAAAGCACACCACAGGTGATTCTCGCAGCTCTCGAGGGTCTCGCAGCCACCGACACCCGGGTGATCGGCCGGCCCATCGACACCGAATGCAGTCAGCCATCAAACCATTTCGAAAGACGAACTCAGCAAGCAGGAAGGCAGAAACCATGCGAAAGGTGGATGAATCCATGCGGAATGTACGTGCTCAATCGCACAGTTCAAACATATCAAGACGCAGAGATGCACCGGACACCAGAAAGGCCCAGCATCAACATTTCCTTAGGTCAGAGAAATCATCAGCCAAGTCCGTCACATCCAGCCCTGAGCTGAAGCAACAAACCGTTCGTGTACGCCACAAATTTGCCAGTAACATGGCTGAAGTGCTCAACGAGTTCAATATGGATCAGGAGACTGCCTTGCTGAAGCAACGGGAACGCTACCGCGAGAATATCAAGTCCCtgaagctggagctggagagggcggcggaggagtcCTCCGCTCTTGTTGCACAAAGCATCGAGAAGTCCAAGGAGATACAAAATCTTCAAGCATCTGAAGCTGAAAAAGATGCTCGCATTGTGGAATTGCACACCAAGCTTGAGAACTTTGAGCAGCAAAACACAACGCTGGCAGAAAAGTTTGCTGCGTTCAAATCTCGATGCAACAGTATCATTGAAGAACAGCGAGCTCTGTACAATGACACCAAGTCACGGTGTGAGGAGACGATCACCGAAGTGCGCAACATTGCATCAGCCAGGATATCCGAAGCAGAGGCAGTTGCCCAGAAAGGCGAAAAAGTTCGCAAAGCGCTCATGGAACGAGTGCATCAGGACATTGCTCAGAACAAGAGAGAGTCTTCCGAGC TGTACGAAAAAATACGTACTCTAACACAACAGGTTGAAGAGAAGGATCATCAGATTGCCCGCGATCAAGAGACAATTCGTGGCTTGTCTACCAGAATACAAGATATCCAAGCTTCATCGGAAAGGTTCGAGAAGCTTGCCGCCAAGAATGAGGAAGTTCTCTGCAACATTGGAGAACTGATTACGGAGGAGTCCTCTCGACGTGAGGAATCCGCGAAGGAAACTAATGAGTGGTTGGATTCCATCTCCTGTCAGCTGGAGAAGGTATCGCAGACAGTGGTCGACCAACCTGAACTGACGACTAGTCTGGGAGAAACACAAGCAAAAAGCCTCAACGA CATCAATGCCAAGCTCGAAGTGATGCTGGTATCTCGAGAGTGTGTGAGCGATGCCACCAGTCAGCTGTCAACTTGCATCGAGACACAGATATGGAGGGTCTTGCAGCGTCTTGATAGCCAATTCGACACAATGGGTCAACAACTGGCGCtcaaggcggaggagaaggccgtaCTGTCCACCCTTCttgaagagaagaaggctcGTTGTGGAGCACTCGAGCAAGAGATTGTGACCTTGCAGCAAAAGTCCAGGGAGCAAATTGAGCGTATCGACGCACTCCAACAGAATATTTCTGCCATGGAAAGTCAGCATGGCAATGATCAAGAAGAGATTCAGCGTCTGAAGGATATTGGCTCCCGGCTGGAAGACGAGAATGAAAAGTTCAGCGATGAGATCGAGTTAAAGACCGCCACGATCAGAGAGCTCGAAGACAAGCTTAGGTCTAAGGGAGAGACATACTCCGCTGAGGTACGAACATTTGGCATCGAAgtctccaagctcaaccaGGCCCTGCGGGAACAGGAGCACTCGAACCAAATCACCGTCAAGCAGGTTTCGGAAGCTGCGAGGAACCAGGTCAAAGTTGAGATGGAACGCATAATTGCAGACACCAGAAGGATGCTTCAGCAGACTGAAAGACAGAGAGATACCTTGGTTGGAGAAATCAAGATGTTGAAGGGGACAATTCAGGAGAATGAAAGCCGGCACCAGACTGCGATCAGAAATGCCACGGAAACTGCTCAGAGTGAAACTCGCATTGATATGGAGCGCACCATGTCGGCAGATCAGAGGCTATTGGCCGAGACACAAAAGCACAGGGACAAGCTGATCaccgaggtcaagaagctggaggaggcgattCAGGAAAGGCAACAATCGACTCTCGAGGCCGTTCAGAAGGCATCTGACACCGCGCGTCGCGAAGCCAAAGATGAAATGGAACGGGTCGTTGCCGACACGACAAAATTCTTGGAGCAAGCCCAGCAGCACTTGGAGAAGGTTGTTCAAGAGAAGGAGCAAGAAAGGGAGCGCAACTCGCATCTAGTGGATTCATTGAAAGGGATGCTGGCAGCTGAGGAAGCTACCAAGAACAAAGTCATTCAAGAGTCCACAGAGCGTTTGGCAGAGCGTAGTCAGCAGATTGAGGATCTGAAAGCTCGGGTAACTTCGCTGGAAGCTGAGAGAGATGCAGCGAGAAAGGCAGTCGCTGAGCTATCAAGCGAGCGTGATCATCAACGTGTTCGGTGCGAAGCTATGGCTTCAGGTTTGATGGATTGGGCCCGGCAATATGGGCACCCTACGGATGCAATTAGAGAACAGTTTGCGCATGGGAAGGTCGAGGAGATCAAAGCCTGCGTCTTGCATACACTGGCCCAGCTTGCACTCTCGCAGAGGCTAAAGGCGCTCAATACGGAACCTTCATCGGAGCATTCCCAATCACAGGACTCATCAGGGCAGGCTGCCATCTCTCGTCAAGAACGCCCGCGAGTGGAGGTAGAAACAGCCAACATGGACGACAGTACCACTTTGCTTGGGAGCCCCGGATCCCTGAGGGGAGAGAGCCCCGGTACGCTGCTGGGTGGTGCATCTGCCACTCCTCTCTCCAGCCCATCGAATGATCCTGGATCCCAAAGGCGGCGAGTTGTTATCCGAACCCCCATGAGCGAACCGGACCCGGTTCCGCCAACAGTAGACCAGGAGAAGATTCGAAGAAGGGAAGCTCTCCAACCCAAGTCAGTCTTGAGGCGCGTAACCCGAAGCGCTTCCTCTGGTAGGTTGAGCCAAGAGAACATTGCTGGCGTTACTGAGGCTGGCACCAGTCCGGCTCCTTTGGGTATCCAGCACATTGTTCCAAACATTCCGACACCAACTCGGCCAACACCGGTTGCCACCACTGTCAAGCCAGCGACAAAGCGTCTGACCAAGAGAAAGGCTCCAGCGAGCGGCGGTTCTCGAGCCACGCGAAGCAAGACGACTCCGTTAGCAGCGCCTGATGAGCACCCCATCTCTGCCCTAGGGGGCTCAAGAACCCTCAGTTTGGAACCAAACTCACCAGATCAGCCACCCAAGTCAACAGGTCCTCAGCAGGGGCAAAGTGCCTTACAGGCAGCTGGCCAAACTAACAGCTCAACCCTCGGAGGACCTCAGAGACCCAGCCCAGAAGAAAGGACCCCGCTGCCAAACAGCGCCGGTTCATGGACGTCAAGCCAGCCCCAGCCCGCAAACGCAGAAGACTATGGCATACGAAGACGTCGTAGATCATTATCCCCTGCACTCGAAACAGACGCATCCGGTCTCCCTATCTTGAGATCGCAGCCACGATTCTGGTCTCGACCACAAGTGCCCTCAACAGCATCACAGCCACAAGAGCTGCAGACCTATCGGAATATAGGGGATTATCAGGACTCGATTATTGATTCGCAGGAAACGCACGAAGCCTAA
- the ENP2 gene encoding Small ribosomal subunit biogenesis (EggNog:ENOG503NUV8; BUSCO:EOG09260AEC; COG:S): protein MKLTNPGAVPVYTVAGPSTARPLPDWLARRRKRSSKYDPENLNNFELLQEFEFEEASNCVRVSEDGNWIMSSGTYKPQFHVHSTAELSLSFARHTKSENTTFMLLSSDYTKSVHLQNDRSLEFHTPMGCHYDVRLPRFGRDLAYLRQSTEVLVPAVGVSSDGSGFGEVFRLDLERGQFLRPWQVDVGEDDAGVGLQGGIHAGAVNVAAVAERTHGLCAFGTTIGTVEFFDPRSKGRVAVLGNQDGEVTALDYSNDGLSLALGTSTGQIRVFDLRNPRPLMKKDQGMGLPIKKLIHMRTPTEERKLLSADKRIIKIWDEHSGDLWTSIEPMVDLNDVVHVPDSGMLLTANEGKHMHSFFIPNLGLAPKWCTFLDNLVHEMENETQTETYDNYKFLTLPELRELSLDHLIGKTNLLRPYMHGYFAHAKLYDQARLIANPYIWEEERAKRVKEKLEKERSSRIRGTKKVKVNQKLADKVLQRQENRGKVDPEAGILGDERFAKLFEDEEFKVDELSREFRSLNPSTVVGGKPGQQQDVDMADANSTDFSGSESEEEEEKPKKKSKDEVVMQVSSSTAPRGGKIRDLAFGDRTQKDTRESRLAGKKEIVGEQAITFVPESKKKKQEPPPPRPEGKRRDDGRRSASSNVFRKM, encoded by the exons atGAAGTTGACAAACCCGGGAGCGGTTCCTGT CTACACCGTCGCAGGCCCCTCGACAGCTCGGCCGCTGCCAGACTGGCTTGCGCGCCGCAGGAAGAGATCCTCCAAATATGACCCCGAAAACCTCAATAATTTCGAGCTGCTTCAGGAATTCGAGTTCGAGGAGGCAAGCAACTGCGTACGGGTCAGCGAGGATGGCAACTGGATCATGAGCTCGGGCACGTACAAGCCCCAGTTCCACGTTCACTCGACCGCCGAGTTGTCTCTTTCCTTTGCGCGCCACACCAAATCCGAAAATACGACGTTCATGCTTCTCAGCTCCGATTATACGAAGAGTGTTCACCTGCAGAACGATCGATCACTCGAGTTCCACACACCTATGGGCTGCCACTACGATGTTCGCCTTCCAAGATTCGGTAGAGATCTGGCCTATCTCAGACAGAGCACTGAGGTGCTGGTACCAGCTGTTGGTGTGAGCTCTGATGGTTCGGGGTTCGGCGAGGTCTTCCGGTTAGATCTCGAGCGTGGCCAGTTCCTGCGCCCATGGCAGGTTGATGTAGGAGAGGATGATGCGGGTGTTGGTTTGCAGGGTGGAATCCATGCTGGTGCGGTCAATGTGGCGGCGGTAGCGGAAAGGACACACGGCCTCTGTGCTTTCGGTACTACAATTGGAACCGTTGAGTTTTTCGATCCACGCAGCAAGGGGCGCGTGGCTGTTTTGGGGAACCAAGACGGCGAGGTCACGGCACTCGATTACAGCAACGATGGGCTTTCGCTGGCTTTGGGAACGAGCACGGGCCAGATCAGAGTGTTTGACCTCAGAAACCCGCGTCCATTAATGAAGAAGGATCAGGGCATGGGTCTTCCGATCAAGAAGCTGATTCACATGAGGACACCCACAGAGGAGCGCAAGCTTCTCTCGGCCGACAAGAGAATTATCAAAATCTGGGATGAACACAGCGGCGATCTCTGGACCTCGATTGAGCCAATGGTTGACCTCAATGATGTAGTCCATGTGCCAGATTCCGGTATGCTCTTGACGGCTAATGAGGGCAAGCACATGCACAGCTTTTTTATTCCAAATCTCGGCCTCGCACCCAAGTGGTGCACGttcctcgacaacctcgtcCACGAAATGGAGAACGAGACCCAGACGGAGACCTACGACAACTACAAGTTCCTCACCCTGCCAGAACTCAGAGAGCTCAGCCTCGACCATCTTATCGGCAAAACCAACCTTCTCCGGCCATACATGCACGGTTACTTTGCACATGCGAAGCTCTACGACCAAGCCCGTCTTATTGCCAACCCGTACATCTGGGAAGAGGAGCGTGCCAAGagggtcaaggagaagctcgagaaggagcgcagcagcagaatcAGAGGcaccaagaaggtcaaggtcaaccaGAAACTTGCCGACAAGGTGCTCCAGAGACAGGAAAACAGAGGCAAGGTGGACCCCGAAGCTGGGATCCTGGGTGACGAACGTTTCGCGAAGctgtttgaggatgaggagttcAAGGTTGATGAGCTCAGTAGGGAGTTCAGGTCTCTTAACCCCAGcactgttgttggtggcaagcctggtcaacaacaagatgttGACATGGCGGATGCCAACTCGACGGACTTTAGTGGTAGCGAatctgaggaggaggaggaaaagcccaagaagaagagcaaggacGAGGTGGTTATGCAGGTTTCTTCGTCGACTGCTCCTCGCGGTGGGAAGATTAGGGATCTTGCGTTTGGGGATAGGACGCAGAAGGATACCAGGGAGTCGAGGTTggctgggaagaaggagattgtgGGTGAGCAGGCGATCACGTTTGTGCCGGAGtccaagaaaaagaagcaggagccgccgccgccgaggccggaggggaagaggagggatgatgggaggaggagtgcgAGCAGTAATGTGTTCCGGAAAATGTAG